In Kogia breviceps isolate mKogBre1 chromosome 7, mKogBre1 haplotype 1, whole genome shotgun sequence, a single window of DNA contains:
- the IRF7 gene encoding interferon regulatory factor 7 isoform X2, translating into MAVAPDGGTPRVLFGDWLLGEVSSGRYEGLRWLDAARTRFRVPWKHFARKDLGEADSRIFKAWAVARGRWPLRSSGGARPTAESALRASWKTNFRCALRCTRRFVMLQDNSGDPTDPHKVYMVTPEPACGESPGISQGEDEALEDAPPTRDGLLWPYLAADAGERLGHGLAGLSPEPCAPSPAGDAGDLLLQALQQSYLEDHLLKAACGVEPIAPKAPDTGPPPAPWQPQEVEHRTTASPSACTLTAGHLHVAGPTCSQLGLHTMPSLGALDLTITYKGRTVLQEVVGRPSCVLLYGPLSVGGGASEPQQVAFPSPAELPDQKQLHYTEKLLQHVAPGLQLELRGLRLWARRLGKCKVYWEVGGPLGSASPSTPACLLPRNCDTPIFDFGTFFQELGEFQACQRRCSPHYTIYLGFGQDLSVGRPKEKSLVLVKLEPWLCRAYLEGVQREGASSLDSGSLSLCLSSSNSLYDDLEHFLEHFLMEVEQPG; encoded by the exons ATGGCCGTGGCTCCCGACGG GGGGACCCCGCGCGTGCTCTTCGGAGACTGGCTTCTGGGCGAGGTCAGCAGCGGCCGCTATGAGGGACTACGGTGGCTGGACGCGGCCCGAACGCGCTTCCGCGTGCCCTGGAAGCACTTTGCGCGGAAGGACCTGGGAGAGGCCGACTCGCGCATCTTCAAG GCCTGGGCCGTGGCCCGCGGCAGGTGGCCTCTCCGCAGCAGCGGAGGTGCCCGGCCGACCGCCGAGAGTGCTCTACGAGCTTCCTGGAAAACTAACTTCCGCTGCGCGCTGCGCTGTACGCGGCGCTTCGTGATGTTGCAAGACAACTCGGGGGACCCTACCGATCCTCATAAGGTGTACATGGTCACCCCCGAGCCGGCGTGCGGAG AAAGCCCAGGCATTAGCCAGGGGGAGGACGAGGCCCTTGAAGATGCCCCACCTACAAGG GATGGGCTTCTGTGGCCATACCTGGCAGCAGATGCTGGCGAGAGGCTGGGGCATGGGCTGGCCGGGCTGAGCCCTGAGCCCTGTGCCCCAAGCCCAGCTGGAGATGCTGGGGACCTATTGCTCCAGGCTCTGCAGCAGAGCTACCTGGAGGACCATCTGCTGAAAGCTGCGTGTGGGGTGGAGCCGATAGCCCCCAAGGCTCCTG ACACaggcccacccccagccccctggcAGCCCCAAGAGGTGGAGCACCGCACCACAGCCTCCCCCAGTGCCTGCACCCTGACGGCAGGGCATCTGCACGTGGCTGGTCCCACCTGCTCACAGCTTGGTCTGCACACAATGCCCAGCCTGGGGGCCCTGGACTTGACCATCACATACAAGGGCCGAACAGTGCTGCAGGAGGTGGTGGGGCGCCCGAGCTGTGTGCTCCTGTATGGTCCCCTCAGTGTAGGTGGTGGGGCTTCAGAGCCCCAACAAGTAGCCTTTCCTAGCCCCGCCGAGCTGCCCGACCAGAAGCAGCTCCACTACACAGAGAAGCTGCTGCAGCACGTAGCCCCTGGCCTGCAGCTGGAACTCCGGGGTCTCAGGTTGTGGGCCCGGCGCCTGGGCAAGTGTAAGGTCTATTGGGAGGTGGGAGGACCCCTGGGCTCGGCCAGCCCCTCCACCCCCGCCTGCCTGCTGCCCCGGAACTGCGACACCCCCATCTTTGACTTCGGCACCTTCTTCCAAG AACTGGGGGAGTTTCAGGCCTGCCAGCGCCGATGCTCCCCTCACTACACCATCTACCTGGGCTTTGGGCAGGACCTGTCAGTGGGGAGGCCCAAGGAGAAGAGCCTGGTCCTGGTGAAG CTGGAACCATGGCTGTGCCGGGCATACCTGGAGGGCGTGCAGCGCGAAGGCGCGTCCTCTCTGGACAGCGGCAGCCTCAGCCTCTGCCTGTCCAGCTCCAACAGCCTCTATGATGACCTGGAGCACTTCCTGGAGCACTTCCTGATGGAGGTGGAGCAGCCTGGCTAG
- the IRF7 gene encoding interferon regulatory factor 7 isoform X1, which yields MAVAPDGGTPRVLFGDWLLGEVSSGRYEGLRWLDAARTRFRVPWKHFARKDLGEADSRIFKAWAVARGRWPLRSSGGARPTAESALRASWKTNFRCALRCTRRFVMLQDNSGDPTDPHKVYMVTPEPACGESQVQCSHNPNSPSESPGISQGEDEALEDAPPTRDGLLWPYLAADAGERLGHGLAGLSPEPCAPSPAGDAGDLLLQALQQSYLEDHLLKAACGVEPIAPKAPDTGPPPAPWQPQEVEHRTTASPSACTLTAGHLHVAGPTCSQLGLHTMPSLGALDLTITYKGRTVLQEVVGRPSCVLLYGPLSVGGGASEPQQVAFPSPAELPDQKQLHYTEKLLQHVAPGLQLELRGLRLWARRLGKCKVYWEVGGPLGSASPSTPACLLPRNCDTPIFDFGTFFQELGEFQACQRRCSPHYTIYLGFGQDLSVGRPKEKSLVLVKLEPWLCRAYLEGVQREGASSLDSGSLSLCLSSSNSLYDDLEHFLEHFLMEVEQPG from the exons ATGGCCGTGGCTCCCGACGG GGGGACCCCGCGCGTGCTCTTCGGAGACTGGCTTCTGGGCGAGGTCAGCAGCGGCCGCTATGAGGGACTACGGTGGCTGGACGCGGCCCGAACGCGCTTCCGCGTGCCCTGGAAGCACTTTGCGCGGAAGGACCTGGGAGAGGCCGACTCGCGCATCTTCAAG GCCTGGGCCGTGGCCCGCGGCAGGTGGCCTCTCCGCAGCAGCGGAGGTGCCCGGCCGACCGCCGAGAGTGCTCTACGAGCTTCCTGGAAAACTAACTTCCGCTGCGCGCTGCGCTGTACGCGGCGCTTCGTGATGTTGCAAGACAACTCGGGGGACCCTACCGATCCTCATAAGGTGTACATGGTCACCCCCGAGCCGGCGTGCGGAG AGTCGCAGGTCCAGTGTTCCCACAACCCCAATTCTCCCTCAGAAAGCCCAGGCATTAGCCAGGGGGAGGACGAGGCCCTTGAAGATGCCCCACCTACAAGG GATGGGCTTCTGTGGCCATACCTGGCAGCAGATGCTGGCGAGAGGCTGGGGCATGGGCTGGCCGGGCTGAGCCCTGAGCCCTGTGCCCCAAGCCCAGCTGGAGATGCTGGGGACCTATTGCTCCAGGCTCTGCAGCAGAGCTACCTGGAGGACCATCTGCTGAAAGCTGCGTGTGGGGTGGAGCCGATAGCCCCCAAGGCTCCTG ACACaggcccacccccagccccctggcAGCCCCAAGAGGTGGAGCACCGCACCACAGCCTCCCCCAGTGCCTGCACCCTGACGGCAGGGCATCTGCACGTGGCTGGTCCCACCTGCTCACAGCTTGGTCTGCACACAATGCCCAGCCTGGGGGCCCTGGACTTGACCATCACATACAAGGGCCGAACAGTGCTGCAGGAGGTGGTGGGGCGCCCGAGCTGTGTGCTCCTGTATGGTCCCCTCAGTGTAGGTGGTGGGGCTTCAGAGCCCCAACAAGTAGCCTTTCCTAGCCCCGCCGAGCTGCCCGACCAGAAGCAGCTCCACTACACAGAGAAGCTGCTGCAGCACGTAGCCCCTGGCCTGCAGCTGGAACTCCGGGGTCTCAGGTTGTGGGCCCGGCGCCTGGGCAAGTGTAAGGTCTATTGGGAGGTGGGAGGACCCCTGGGCTCGGCCAGCCCCTCCACCCCCGCCTGCCTGCTGCCCCGGAACTGCGACACCCCCATCTTTGACTTCGGCACCTTCTTCCAAG AACTGGGGGAGTTTCAGGCCTGCCAGCGCCGATGCTCCCCTCACTACACCATCTACCTGGGCTTTGGGCAGGACCTGTCAGTGGGGAGGCCCAAGGAGAAGAGCCTGGTCCTGGTGAAG CTGGAACCATGGCTGTGCCGGGCATACCTGGAGGGCGTGCAGCGCGAAGGCGCGTCCTCTCTGGACAGCGGCAGCCTCAGCCTCTGCCTGTCCAGCTCCAACAGCCTCTATGATGACCTGGAGCACTTCCTGGAGCACTTCCTGATGGAGGTGGAGCAGCCTGGCTAG
- the IRF7 gene encoding interferon regulatory factor 7 isoform X3: MAVAPDGGTPRVLFGDWLLGEVSSGRYEGLRWLDAARTRFRVPWKHFARKDLGEADSRIFKAWAVARGRWPLRSSGGARPTAESALRASWKTNFRCALRCTRRFVMLQDNSGDPTDPHKVYMVTPEPACGDTGPPPAPWQPQEVEHRTTASPSACTLTAGHLHVAGPTCSQLGLHTMPSLGALDLTITYKGRTVLQEVVGRPSCVLLYGPLSVGGGASEPQQVAFPSPAELPDQKQLHYTEKLLQHVAPGLQLELRGLRLWARRLGKCKVYWEVGGPLGSASPSTPACLLPRNCDTPIFDFGTFFQELGEFQACQRRCSPHYTIYLGFGQDLSVGRPKEKSLVLVKLEPWLCRAYLEGVQREGASSLDSGSLSLCLSSSNSLYDDLEHFLEHFLMEVEQPG; this comes from the exons ATGGCCGTGGCTCCCGACGG GGGGACCCCGCGCGTGCTCTTCGGAGACTGGCTTCTGGGCGAGGTCAGCAGCGGCCGCTATGAGGGACTACGGTGGCTGGACGCGGCCCGAACGCGCTTCCGCGTGCCCTGGAAGCACTTTGCGCGGAAGGACCTGGGAGAGGCCGACTCGCGCATCTTCAAG GCCTGGGCCGTGGCCCGCGGCAGGTGGCCTCTCCGCAGCAGCGGAGGTGCCCGGCCGACCGCCGAGAGTGCTCTACGAGCTTCCTGGAAAACTAACTTCCGCTGCGCGCTGCGCTGTACGCGGCGCTTCGTGATGTTGCAAGACAACTCGGGGGACCCTACCGATCCTCATAAGGTGTACATGGTCACCCCCGAGCCGGCGTGCGGAG ACACaggcccacccccagccccctggcAGCCCCAAGAGGTGGAGCACCGCACCACAGCCTCCCCCAGTGCCTGCACCCTGACGGCAGGGCATCTGCACGTGGCTGGTCCCACCTGCTCACAGCTTGGTCTGCACACAATGCCCAGCCTGGGGGCCCTGGACTTGACCATCACATACAAGGGCCGAACAGTGCTGCAGGAGGTGGTGGGGCGCCCGAGCTGTGTGCTCCTGTATGGTCCCCTCAGTGTAGGTGGTGGGGCTTCAGAGCCCCAACAAGTAGCCTTTCCTAGCCCCGCCGAGCTGCCCGACCAGAAGCAGCTCCACTACACAGAGAAGCTGCTGCAGCACGTAGCCCCTGGCCTGCAGCTGGAACTCCGGGGTCTCAGGTTGTGGGCCCGGCGCCTGGGCAAGTGTAAGGTCTATTGGGAGGTGGGAGGACCCCTGGGCTCGGCCAGCCCCTCCACCCCCGCCTGCCTGCTGCCCCGGAACTGCGACACCCCCATCTTTGACTTCGGCACCTTCTTCCAAG AACTGGGGGAGTTTCAGGCCTGCCAGCGCCGATGCTCCCCTCACTACACCATCTACCTGGGCTTTGGGCAGGACCTGTCAGTGGGGAGGCCCAAGGAGAAGAGCCTGGTCCTGGTGAAG CTGGAACCATGGCTGTGCCGGGCATACCTGGAGGGCGTGCAGCGCGAAGGCGCGTCCTCTCTGGACAGCGGCAGCCTCAGCCTCTGCCTGTCCAGCTCCAACAGCCTCTATGATGACCTGGAGCACTTCCTGGAGCACTTCCTGATGGAGGTGGAGCAGCCTGGCTAG